One genomic window of Tachypleus tridentatus isolate NWPU-2018 chromosome 12, ASM421037v1, whole genome shotgun sequence includes the following:
- the LOC143233842 gene encoding uncharacterized protein LOC143233842, translating to MLLSRFRLGLLFLLVTTALVEALDCRKFVFAPMCRGISAKRSGIQRQSNNDFEDLDLADLSRTRESTLDWDDSDVDITEIYSLINELAEKIKKHIQLRQSNNDERSPLPNGKPFPLTPKDNVNWFLKFQ from the exons ATGTTGTTGAGTCGATTTCGTCTTGGCCTGCTATTTCTTCTTGTCACCACGGCACTCGTAGAAGCCCTTGATTGCAG GAAATTCGTATTTGCGCCGATGTGTCGTGGTATCAGTGCAAAGCGCTCTGGGATCCAACGTCAATCAAA taaCGATTTCGAGGACTTGGATCTTGCCGATCTAAGTAGAACACGGGAGTCTACATTGGATTGGGATGACTCTGATGTTGACATTACTGAAATATACAGCCTAATT AATGAACTtgcagaaaaaataaagaaacacatcCAACTCAGACAATCCAATAATGATGAGAGAAGTCCTCTACCAAATGGTAAACCTTTTCCATTAACACCAAAGGACAACGTCAATTGGTTTTTGAAGTTTCAGTAA